In the Tribolium castaneum strain GA2 chromosome 1, icTriCast1.1, whole genome shotgun sequence genome, one interval contains:
- the LOC662075 gene encoding serine/threonine-protein phosphatase 4 regulatory subunit 1 isoform X4, translating to MVARIVQDLFRTSPPEILAEELPSIMTIVRSLGEKDETMVRADLLDQVPHIASQALKYSNRVEALKNVTGDYLIPLVVRNLGSSENAVDKAAHTTLIHLLEQGLITKQQAEIQVCPAILALSHEEQIAEINTGAITLMSRMAPLLGRDVTERVFLKRFSEMCESSMFYTRKMCAAHIGDFAVVVGKQPFHRTLLPCYIALCEDSIWGVRKSCAEVIMFISTVSAPEVRRRVLAPVFARLLQDDCRWVQMSAFQALGPFIITYANPPLTSTAYNSQGELIFVNKDGQEFLMNVAKETNDVRFKYLPRQPSPLSSDLSQSCSEVGIGDWQGVEDVLQEKDDECASSELESERLPEENFDLDSGSLIAQSDEDIKEIVETVKNAVLSYRNVEQEHGVIGDNLKTNLSNANVISNLKNASCDKLGSELDAEFANLSLSIDEPSTSKMCDDVADDGAETTVEQNQVILNSESEKEDDNLHLYNSYNYWYIRPEMPLDLSLIEEIQIDRGKVDDTTAGDTFAEINLNENLAESNKNDAPTDTASESKEVAKTEPVQDIVPQVLISHYFLMTDSSFSSNIDNEMSYHCAYSLPAIALTLENKNWPLLKRTIELLASDMHYKVRRTVASSLHELAFILGQDIASEHLTPIFEGFIKDLDEVRIGILRNLAYFLKIIKPAKRLACLPRLQEFLKTETEWNWRFRHELAKQLLSIVTLFKPVDSAKHIGVIGEVLLFDVSAVRQIAISLITELLRHISSKPDLSSLYLVRLVEKFAHSKKWKRRQTFALLCYKLLSAKALPAEKFATEIMPHLLDLSWDPVANVRLVVAKTIAQHVIPNEYFADPSNQHFDSLGTVIRRLQADKDRDVRQYAEISDKFESVSPTLSLDYID from the exons AGACGATGGTTAGAGCCGATCTTTTGGATCAGGTACCACACATAGCTTCACAGGCGTTGAAGTATTCAAATCGCGTGGAAGCGTTGAAAAATGTTACCGGGGATTATCTGATACCGTTGGTTGTACGCAATTTAGGAAGTTCAGAAAATGCTGTTGATAAGGCGGCACATACAACACTCATACACCTGCTGGAACaaggattaataacaaaacaacaGGCGGAAATACAAGTTTGTCCTGCGATTTTGGCGTTGTCGCATGAAGAACAAATCGCTGAAATAAACACAGGGGCCATAACA TTGATGTCAAGAATGGCACCACTGCTCGGAAGAGATGTCACAGAGAGGGTGTTTTTGAAGAGGTTTTCGGAAATGTGTGAAAGTAGTATGTTTTACACGAGGAAAATGTGTGCGGCACATATCGGCGATTTTGCTGTTGTTGTGGGAAAACAACCGTTCCACAGAACTTTg TTGCCGTGTTATATAGCATTGTGTGAAGACTCAATATGGGGCGTTCGAAAGTCATGTGCTGAAGTAATAATGTTTATATCAACTGTAAGTGCACCCGAAGTACGTCGAAGGGTACTAGCACCGGTTTTTGCAAGATTATTGCAAGATGATTGTCGTTGGGTCCAAATGTCAGCATTCCAAGCATTGGGGccttttattataacttacgCCAATCCTCCTTTAACCAGCACGGCCTATAATAGTCAAggcgaattaatttttgtgaataaaGATGGTCAAGAGTTTTT AATGAATGTTGCCAAAGAGACTAACGATGTCCGATTCAAATACTTGCCACGTCAGCCGTCTCCTCTCAGTTCAGATTTAAGCCAATCGTGCAGCGAAGTAGGAATTGGCGATTGGCAAGGTGTTGAAGATGTATTGCAAGAGAAAGACGACGAATGTGCGAGTAGCGAATTGGAAAGCGAGCGATTACCTGAGGAGAATTTCGATTTGGATTCGGGTAGTTTGATAGCGCAAAGCGACGAAGATATAAAAGAGATTGTGGAAACGGTGAAAAATGCTGTACTCAGCTATAGAAACGTGGAACAAGAACACGGTGTGATAGGcgataacttaaaaactaacttAAGCAATGCAAATGTGataagtaatttaaaaaatgcgagTTGTGATAAATTAGGTAGCGAATTAGATGCcgaatttgcaaatttgagtCTGAGTATAGACGAACCAAGTACGTCAAAAATGTGTGATGATGTCGCTGATGATGGTGCGGAAACAACCGTCGAACAAAATCAGGTAATTTTGAATAGTGAGAGTGAAAAAGAAGACGATAACTTACACTTGTACAATTCATACAATTATTGGTATATAAGACCTGAAATGCCATTAGATCTCAGTTTAATCGAGGAGATTCAAATCGATCGAGGTAAAGTGGACGATACAACG gCAGGAGATACATTTGCTGagattaatttaaatgaaaatttggcCGAAAGTAACAAAAATGATGCCCCAACTGATACAG cttcGGAGTCGAAGGAGGTTGCGAAAACCGAGCCGGTGCAAGACATTGTTCCTCAAGTGTTGATATCtcattactttttaatgaCGGATTCTTCGTTTTCCTCAAATATAGACAACGAGATGTCGTACCATTGCGCCTATTCACTGCCGGCAATCGCACTAAcgttagaaaataaaaattggccACTTTTAAAACGTACCATCGAATTATTGGCTAGTGATATGCATTACAAAGTACGAAGAACTGTAGCGAGTAGTTTACACGAATTAGCGTTTATTTTGGGTCAAGACATCGCATCGGAACATTTAACACCAATTTTCGAAGGCTTTATCAAGGATTTGGACGAAGTCCGAATAggaattttgcgaaatttggcctactttttaaagattattaaacCGGCCAAAAGATTGGCGTGCTTGCCTCGGCTACAGGAGTTTTTAAAAACGGAAACTGAATGGAATTGGCGATTCCGTCACGAGTTGGCTAAGCAGCTCCTGTCTATTGTTACACTCTTCAAACCAGTGGATTCGGCCAAACATATTGGGGTTATTGGGGAAGTTTTGCTATTTGATGTTTCCGCCGTGCGCCAAATTGCGATTTCTTTG aTCACCGAATTGTTGAGGCACATTTCATCAAAGCCCGATCTCAGCTCACTTTACCTAGTCAGATTAGTGGAGAAATTTGCTCATTCGAAAAAATGGAAGAGGAGACAAACGTTTGCCCTCCTGTGTTACAAACTTTTATCGGCCAAAGCCTTGCCTGCGGAAAAATTTGCAACCGAAATTATGCCTCATTTGTTGGACTTGAGTTGGGATCCAGTGGCTAATGTGAGATTAGTTGTGGCAAAAACAATCGCACAACATGTTATTCCCAACG aGTATTTTGCGGATCCCAGTAATCAACATTTCGATAGTTTAGGAACTGTAATAAGGAGGCTCCAAGCCGATAAGGATCGTGATGTGCGTCAGTATGCGGAAATCAGTGATAAATTTGAATCGGTCTCACCTACACTTAGTTTGGATTACATTGACTAA
- the LOC662075 gene encoding serine/threonine-protein phosphatase 4 regulatory subunit 1 isoform X1, which yields MADISLIQDHTMDDCDEGVFEQGDCSTDSSGDDELLPPLSRVQKYAQAGNIYDRKMVARIVQDLFRTSPPEILAEELPSIMTIVRSLGEKDETMVRADLLDQVPHIASQALKYSNRVEALKNVTGDYLIPLVVRNLGSSENAVDKAAHTTLIHLLEQGLITKQQAEIQVCPAILALSHEEQIAEINTGAITLMSRMAPLLGRDVTERVFLKRFSEMCESSMFYTRKMCAAHIGDFAVVVGKQPFHRTLLPCYIALCEDSIWGVRKSCAEVIMFISTVSAPEVRRRVLAPVFARLLQDDCRWVQMSAFQALGPFIITYANPPLTSTAYNSQGELIFVNKDGQEFLMNVAKETNDVRFKYLPRQPSPLSSDLSQSCSEVGIGDWQGVEDVLQEKDDECASSELESERLPEENFDLDSGSLIAQSDEDIKEIVETVKNAVLSYRNVEQEHGVIGDNLKTNLSNANVISNLKNASCDKLGSELDAEFANLSLSIDEPSTSKMCDDVADDGAETTVEQNQVILNSESEKEDDNLHLYNSYNYWYIRPEMPLDLSLIEEIQIDRGKVDDTTAGDTFAEINLNENLAESNKNDAPTDTASESKEVAKTEPVQDIVPQVLISHYFLMTDSSFSSNIDNEMSYHCAYSLPAIALTLENKNWPLLKRTIELLASDMHYKVRRTVASSLHELAFILGQDIASEHLTPIFEGFIKDLDEVRIGILRNLAYFLKIIKPAKRLACLPRLQEFLKTETEWNWRFRHELAKQLLSIVTLFKPVDSAKHIGVIGEVLLFDVSAVRQIAISLITELLRHISSKPDLSSLYLVRLVEKFAHSKKWKRRQTFALLCYKLLSAKALPAEKFATEIMPHLLDLSWDPVANVRLVVAKTIAQHVIPNEYFADPSNQHFDSLGTVIRRLQADKDRDVRQYAEISDKFESVSPTLSLDYID from the exons AGACGATGGTTAGAGCCGATCTTTTGGATCAGGTACCACACATAGCTTCACAGGCGTTGAAGTATTCAAATCGCGTGGAAGCGTTGAAAAATGTTACCGGGGATTATCTGATACCGTTGGTTGTACGCAATTTAGGAAGTTCAGAAAATGCTGTTGATAAGGCGGCACATACAACACTCATACACCTGCTGGAACaaggattaataacaaaacaacaGGCGGAAATACAAGTTTGTCCTGCGATTTTGGCGTTGTCGCATGAAGAACAAATCGCTGAAATAAACACAGGGGCCATAACA TTGATGTCAAGAATGGCACCACTGCTCGGAAGAGATGTCACAGAGAGGGTGTTTTTGAAGAGGTTTTCGGAAATGTGTGAAAGTAGTATGTTTTACACGAGGAAAATGTGTGCGGCACATATCGGCGATTTTGCTGTTGTTGTGGGAAAACAACCGTTCCACAGAACTTTg TTGCCGTGTTATATAGCATTGTGTGAAGACTCAATATGGGGCGTTCGAAAGTCATGTGCTGAAGTAATAATGTTTATATCAACTGTAAGTGCACCCGAAGTACGTCGAAGGGTACTAGCACCGGTTTTTGCAAGATTATTGCAAGATGATTGTCGTTGGGTCCAAATGTCAGCATTCCAAGCATTGGGGccttttattataacttacgCCAATCCTCCTTTAACCAGCACGGCCTATAATAGTCAAggcgaattaatttttgtgaataaaGATGGTCAAGAGTTTTT AATGAATGTTGCCAAAGAGACTAACGATGTCCGATTCAAATACTTGCCACGTCAGCCGTCTCCTCTCAGTTCAGATTTAAGCCAATCGTGCAGCGAAGTAGGAATTGGCGATTGGCAAGGTGTTGAAGATGTATTGCAAGAGAAAGACGACGAATGTGCGAGTAGCGAATTGGAAAGCGAGCGATTACCTGAGGAGAATTTCGATTTGGATTCGGGTAGTTTGATAGCGCAAAGCGACGAAGATATAAAAGAGATTGTGGAAACGGTGAAAAATGCTGTACTCAGCTATAGAAACGTGGAACAAGAACACGGTGTGATAGGcgataacttaaaaactaacttAAGCAATGCAAATGTGataagtaatttaaaaaatgcgagTTGTGATAAATTAGGTAGCGAATTAGATGCcgaatttgcaaatttgagtCTGAGTATAGACGAACCAAGTACGTCAAAAATGTGTGATGATGTCGCTGATGATGGTGCGGAAACAACCGTCGAACAAAATCAGGTAATTTTGAATAGTGAGAGTGAAAAAGAAGACGATAACTTACACTTGTACAATTCATACAATTATTGGTATATAAGACCTGAAATGCCATTAGATCTCAGTTTAATCGAGGAGATTCAAATCGATCGAGGTAAAGTGGACGATACAACG gCAGGAGATACATTTGCTGagattaatttaaatgaaaatttggcCGAAAGTAACAAAAATGATGCCCCAACTGATACAG cttcGGAGTCGAAGGAGGTTGCGAAAACCGAGCCGGTGCAAGACATTGTTCCTCAAGTGTTGATATCtcattactttttaatgaCGGATTCTTCGTTTTCCTCAAATATAGACAACGAGATGTCGTACCATTGCGCCTATTCACTGCCGGCAATCGCACTAAcgttagaaaataaaaattggccACTTTTAAAACGTACCATCGAATTATTGGCTAGTGATATGCATTACAAAGTACGAAGAACTGTAGCGAGTAGTTTACACGAATTAGCGTTTATTTTGGGTCAAGACATCGCATCGGAACATTTAACACCAATTTTCGAAGGCTTTATCAAGGATTTGGACGAAGTCCGAATAggaattttgcgaaatttggcctactttttaaagattattaaacCGGCCAAAAGATTGGCGTGCTTGCCTCGGCTACAGGAGTTTTTAAAAACGGAAACTGAATGGAATTGGCGATTCCGTCACGAGTTGGCTAAGCAGCTCCTGTCTATTGTTACACTCTTCAAACCAGTGGATTCGGCCAAACATATTGGGGTTATTGGGGAAGTTTTGCTATTTGATGTTTCCGCCGTGCGCCAAATTGCGATTTCTTTG aTCACCGAATTGTTGAGGCACATTTCATCAAAGCCCGATCTCAGCTCACTTTACCTAGTCAGATTAGTGGAGAAATTTGCTCATTCGAAAAAATGGAAGAGGAGACAAACGTTTGCCCTCCTGTGTTACAAACTTTTATCGGCCAAAGCCTTGCCTGCGGAAAAATTTGCAACCGAAATTATGCCTCATTTGTTGGACTTGAGTTGGGATCCAGTGGCTAATGTGAGATTAGTTGTGGCAAAAACAATCGCACAACATGTTATTCCCAACG aGTATTTTGCGGATCCCAGTAATCAACATTTCGATAGTTTAGGAACTGTAATAAGGAGGCTCCAAGCCGATAAGGATCGTGATGTGCGTCAGTATGCGGAAATCAGTGATAAATTTGAATCGGTCTCACCTACACTTAGTTTGGATTACATTGACTAA
- the LOC662075 gene encoding serine/threonine-protein phosphatase 4 regulatory subunit 1 isoform X5 yields MVRADLLDQVPHIASQALKYSNRVEALKNVTGDYLIPLVVRNLGSSENAVDKAAHTTLIHLLEQGLITKQQAEIQVCPAILALSHEEQIAEINTGAITLMSRMAPLLGRDVTERVFLKRFSEMCESSMFYTRKMCAAHIGDFAVVVGKQPFHRTLLPCYIALCEDSIWGVRKSCAEVIMFISTVSAPEVRRRVLAPVFARLLQDDCRWVQMSAFQALGPFIITYANPPLTSTAYNSQGELIFVNKDGQEFLMNVAKETNDVRFKYLPRQPSPLSSDLSQSCSEVGIGDWQGVEDVLQEKDDECASSELESERLPEENFDLDSGSLIAQSDEDIKEIVETVKNAVLSYRNVEQEHGVIGDNLKTNLSNANVISNLKNASCDKLGSELDAEFANLSLSIDEPSTSKMCDDVADDGAETTVEQNQVILNSESEKEDDNLHLYNSYNYWYIRPEMPLDLSLIEEIQIDRGKVDDTTAGDTFAEINLNENLAESNKNDAPTDTASESKEVAKTEPVQDIVPQVLISHYFLMTDSSFSSNIDNEMSYHCAYSLPAIALTLENKNWPLLKRTIELLASDMHYKVRRTVASSLHELAFILGQDIASEHLTPIFEGFIKDLDEVRIGILRNLAYFLKIIKPAKRLACLPRLQEFLKTETEWNWRFRHELAKQLLSIVTLFKPVDSAKHIGVIGEVLLFDVSAVRQIAISLITELLRHISSKPDLSSLYLVRLVEKFAHSKKWKRRQTFALLCYKLLSAKALPAEKFATEIMPHLLDLSWDPVANVRLVVAKTIAQHVIPNEYFADPSNQHFDSLGTVIRRLQADKDRDVRQYAEISDKFESVSPTLSLDYID; encoded by the exons ATGGTTAGAGCCGATCTTTTGGATCAGGTACCACACATAGCTTCACAGGCGTTGAAGTATTCAAATCGCGTGGAAGCGTTGAAAAATGTTACCGGGGATTATCTGATACCGTTGGTTGTACGCAATTTAGGAAGTTCAGAAAATGCTGTTGATAAGGCGGCACATACAACACTCATACACCTGCTGGAACaaggattaataacaaaacaacaGGCGGAAATACAAGTTTGTCCTGCGATTTTGGCGTTGTCGCATGAAGAACAAATCGCTGAAATAAACACAGGGGCCATAACA TTGATGTCAAGAATGGCACCACTGCTCGGAAGAGATGTCACAGAGAGGGTGTTTTTGAAGAGGTTTTCGGAAATGTGTGAAAGTAGTATGTTTTACACGAGGAAAATGTGTGCGGCACATATCGGCGATTTTGCTGTTGTTGTGGGAAAACAACCGTTCCACAGAACTTTg TTGCCGTGTTATATAGCATTGTGTGAAGACTCAATATGGGGCGTTCGAAAGTCATGTGCTGAAGTAATAATGTTTATATCAACTGTAAGTGCACCCGAAGTACGTCGAAGGGTACTAGCACCGGTTTTTGCAAGATTATTGCAAGATGATTGTCGTTGGGTCCAAATGTCAGCATTCCAAGCATTGGGGccttttattataacttacgCCAATCCTCCTTTAACCAGCACGGCCTATAATAGTCAAggcgaattaatttttgtgaataaaGATGGTCAAGAGTTTTT AATGAATGTTGCCAAAGAGACTAACGATGTCCGATTCAAATACTTGCCACGTCAGCCGTCTCCTCTCAGTTCAGATTTAAGCCAATCGTGCAGCGAAGTAGGAATTGGCGATTGGCAAGGTGTTGAAGATGTATTGCAAGAGAAAGACGACGAATGTGCGAGTAGCGAATTGGAAAGCGAGCGATTACCTGAGGAGAATTTCGATTTGGATTCGGGTAGTTTGATAGCGCAAAGCGACGAAGATATAAAAGAGATTGTGGAAACGGTGAAAAATGCTGTACTCAGCTATAGAAACGTGGAACAAGAACACGGTGTGATAGGcgataacttaaaaactaacttAAGCAATGCAAATGTGataagtaatttaaaaaatgcgagTTGTGATAAATTAGGTAGCGAATTAGATGCcgaatttgcaaatttgagtCTGAGTATAGACGAACCAAGTACGTCAAAAATGTGTGATGATGTCGCTGATGATGGTGCGGAAACAACCGTCGAACAAAATCAGGTAATTTTGAATAGTGAGAGTGAAAAAGAAGACGATAACTTACACTTGTACAATTCATACAATTATTGGTATATAAGACCTGAAATGCCATTAGATCTCAGTTTAATCGAGGAGATTCAAATCGATCGAGGTAAAGTGGACGATACAACG gCAGGAGATACATTTGCTGagattaatttaaatgaaaatttggcCGAAAGTAACAAAAATGATGCCCCAACTGATACAG cttcGGAGTCGAAGGAGGTTGCGAAAACCGAGCCGGTGCAAGACATTGTTCCTCAAGTGTTGATATCtcattactttttaatgaCGGATTCTTCGTTTTCCTCAAATATAGACAACGAGATGTCGTACCATTGCGCCTATTCACTGCCGGCAATCGCACTAAcgttagaaaataaaaattggccACTTTTAAAACGTACCATCGAATTATTGGCTAGTGATATGCATTACAAAGTACGAAGAACTGTAGCGAGTAGTTTACACGAATTAGCGTTTATTTTGGGTCAAGACATCGCATCGGAACATTTAACACCAATTTTCGAAGGCTTTATCAAGGATTTGGACGAAGTCCGAATAggaattttgcgaaatttggcctactttttaaagattattaaacCGGCCAAAAGATTGGCGTGCTTGCCTCGGCTACAGGAGTTTTTAAAAACGGAAACTGAATGGAATTGGCGATTCCGTCACGAGTTGGCTAAGCAGCTCCTGTCTATTGTTACACTCTTCAAACCAGTGGATTCGGCCAAACATATTGGGGTTATTGGGGAAGTTTTGCTATTTGATGTTTCCGCCGTGCGCCAAATTGCGATTTCTTTG aTCACCGAATTGTTGAGGCACATTTCATCAAAGCCCGATCTCAGCTCACTTTACCTAGTCAGATTAGTGGAGAAATTTGCTCATTCGAAAAAATGGAAGAGGAGACAAACGTTTGCCCTCCTGTGTTACAAACTTTTATCGGCCAAAGCCTTGCCTGCGGAAAAATTTGCAACCGAAATTATGCCTCATTTGTTGGACTTGAGTTGGGATCCAGTGGCTAATGTGAGATTAGTTGTGGCAAAAACAATCGCACAACATGTTATTCCCAACG aGTATTTTGCGGATCCCAGTAATCAACATTTCGATAGTTTAGGAACTGTAATAAGGAGGCTCCAAGCCGATAAGGATCGTGATGTGCGTCAGTATGCGGAAATCAGTGATAAATTTGAATCGGTCTCACCTACACTTAGTTTGGATTACATTGACTAA
- the LOC662075 gene encoding serine/threonine-protein phosphatase 4 regulatory subunit 1 isoform X2, whose amino-acid sequence MHFCRRLIRVFEQGDCSTDSSGDDELLPPLSRVQKYAQAGNIYDRKMVARIVQDLFRTSPPEILAEELPSIMTIVRSLGEKDETMVRADLLDQVPHIASQALKYSNRVEALKNVTGDYLIPLVVRNLGSSENAVDKAAHTTLIHLLEQGLITKQQAEIQVCPAILALSHEEQIAEINTGAITLMSRMAPLLGRDVTERVFLKRFSEMCESSMFYTRKMCAAHIGDFAVVVGKQPFHRTLLPCYIALCEDSIWGVRKSCAEVIMFISTVSAPEVRRRVLAPVFARLLQDDCRWVQMSAFQALGPFIITYANPPLTSTAYNSQGELIFVNKDGQEFLMNVAKETNDVRFKYLPRQPSPLSSDLSQSCSEVGIGDWQGVEDVLQEKDDECASSELESERLPEENFDLDSGSLIAQSDEDIKEIVETVKNAVLSYRNVEQEHGVIGDNLKTNLSNANVISNLKNASCDKLGSELDAEFANLSLSIDEPSTSKMCDDVADDGAETTVEQNQVILNSESEKEDDNLHLYNSYNYWYIRPEMPLDLSLIEEIQIDRGKVDDTTAGDTFAEINLNENLAESNKNDAPTDTASESKEVAKTEPVQDIVPQVLISHYFLMTDSSFSSNIDNEMSYHCAYSLPAIALTLENKNWPLLKRTIELLASDMHYKVRRTVASSLHELAFILGQDIASEHLTPIFEGFIKDLDEVRIGILRNLAYFLKIIKPAKRLACLPRLQEFLKTETEWNWRFRHELAKQLLSIVTLFKPVDSAKHIGVIGEVLLFDVSAVRQIAISLITELLRHISSKPDLSSLYLVRLVEKFAHSKKWKRRQTFALLCYKLLSAKALPAEKFATEIMPHLLDLSWDPVANVRLVVAKTIAQHVIPNEYFADPSNQHFDSLGTVIRRLQADKDRDVRQYAEISDKFESVSPTLSLDYID is encoded by the exons AGACGATGGTTAGAGCCGATCTTTTGGATCAGGTACCACACATAGCTTCACAGGCGTTGAAGTATTCAAATCGCGTGGAAGCGTTGAAAAATGTTACCGGGGATTATCTGATACCGTTGGTTGTACGCAATTTAGGAAGTTCAGAAAATGCTGTTGATAAGGCGGCACATACAACACTCATACACCTGCTGGAACaaggattaataacaaaacaacaGGCGGAAATACAAGTTTGTCCTGCGATTTTGGCGTTGTCGCATGAAGAACAAATCGCTGAAATAAACACAGGGGCCATAACA TTGATGTCAAGAATGGCACCACTGCTCGGAAGAGATGTCACAGAGAGGGTGTTTTTGAAGAGGTTTTCGGAAATGTGTGAAAGTAGTATGTTTTACACGAGGAAAATGTGTGCGGCACATATCGGCGATTTTGCTGTTGTTGTGGGAAAACAACCGTTCCACAGAACTTTg TTGCCGTGTTATATAGCATTGTGTGAAGACTCAATATGGGGCGTTCGAAAGTCATGTGCTGAAGTAATAATGTTTATATCAACTGTAAGTGCACCCGAAGTACGTCGAAGGGTACTAGCACCGGTTTTTGCAAGATTATTGCAAGATGATTGTCGTTGGGTCCAAATGTCAGCATTCCAAGCATTGGGGccttttattataacttacgCCAATCCTCCTTTAACCAGCACGGCCTATAATAGTCAAggcgaattaatttttgtgaataaaGATGGTCAAGAGTTTTT AATGAATGTTGCCAAAGAGACTAACGATGTCCGATTCAAATACTTGCCACGTCAGCCGTCTCCTCTCAGTTCAGATTTAAGCCAATCGTGCAGCGAAGTAGGAATTGGCGATTGGCAAGGTGTTGAAGATGTATTGCAAGAGAAAGACGACGAATGTGCGAGTAGCGAATTGGAAAGCGAGCGATTACCTGAGGAGAATTTCGATTTGGATTCGGGTAGTTTGATAGCGCAAAGCGACGAAGATATAAAAGAGATTGTGGAAACGGTGAAAAATGCTGTACTCAGCTATAGAAACGTGGAACAAGAACACGGTGTGATAGGcgataacttaaaaactaacttAAGCAATGCAAATGTGataagtaatttaaaaaatgcgagTTGTGATAAATTAGGTAGCGAATTAGATGCcgaatttgcaaatttgagtCTGAGTATAGACGAACCAAGTACGTCAAAAATGTGTGATGATGTCGCTGATGATGGTGCGGAAACAACCGTCGAACAAAATCAGGTAATTTTGAATAGTGAGAGTGAAAAAGAAGACGATAACTTACACTTGTACAATTCATACAATTATTGGTATATAAGACCTGAAATGCCATTAGATCTCAGTTTAATCGAGGAGATTCAAATCGATCGAGGTAAAGTGGACGATACAACG gCAGGAGATACATTTGCTGagattaatttaaatgaaaatttggcCGAAAGTAACAAAAATGATGCCCCAACTGATACAG cttcGGAGTCGAAGGAGGTTGCGAAAACCGAGCCGGTGCAAGACATTGTTCCTCAAGTGTTGATATCtcattactttttaatgaCGGATTCTTCGTTTTCCTCAAATATAGACAACGAGATGTCGTACCATTGCGCCTATTCACTGCCGGCAATCGCACTAAcgttagaaaataaaaattggccACTTTTAAAACGTACCATCGAATTATTGGCTAGTGATATGCATTACAAAGTACGAAGAACTGTAGCGAGTAGTTTACACGAATTAGCGTTTATTTTGGGTCAAGACATCGCATCGGAACATTTAACACCAATTTTCGAAGGCTTTATCAAGGATTTGGACGAAGTCCGAATAggaattttgcgaaatttggcctactttttaaagattattaaacCGGCCAAAAGATTGGCGTGCTTGCCTCGGCTACAGGAGTTTTTAAAAACGGAAACTGAATGGAATTGGCGATTCCGTCACGAGTTGGCTAAGCAGCTCCTGTCTATTGTTACACTCTTCAAACCAGTGGATTCGGCCAAACATATTGGGGTTATTGGGGAAGTTTTGCTATTTGATGTTTCCGCCGTGCGCCAAATTGCGATTTCTTTG aTCACCGAATTGTTGAGGCACATTTCATCAAAGCCCGATCTCAGCTCACTTTACCTAGTCAGATTAGTGGAGAAATTTGCTCATTCGAAAAAATGGAAGAGGAGACAAACGTTTGCCCTCCTGTGTTACAAACTTTTATCGGCCAAAGCCTTGCCTGCGGAAAAATTTGCAACCGAAATTATGCCTCATTTGTTGGACTTGAGTTGGGATCCAGTGGCTAATGTGAGATTAGTTGTGGCAAAAACAATCGCACAACATGTTATTCCCAACG aGTATTTTGCGGATCCCAGTAATCAACATTTCGATAGTTTAGGAACTGTAATAAGGAGGCTCCAAGCCGATAAGGATCGTGATGTGCGTCAGTATGCGGAAATCAGTGATAAATTTGAATCGGTCTCACCTACACTTAGTTTGGATTACATTGACTAA